The Oncorhynchus tshawytscha isolate Ot180627B linkage group LG08, Otsh_v2.0, whole genome shotgun sequence genome window below encodes:
- the LOC112256310 gene encoding AP-1 complex-associated regulatory protein isoform X3 — protein MGNCWAYCSGIFRREANRIKRGGGSKYFRSSTAGEHYTIEFENLVESDEAESPQSCPRPIREDEILHLKEHRYAAISNQQTLIDEKLQAEHQLAQRTKGKVENKGGSAHLKKHGSGEDFDVYLQNVKATSEAFRSSRLSSETNVITPNTESSWDFNTKTRSTNDDGTSLDLEWEDEEGMNRTVTAWERSKTEEDILRAALQPGDKQATSGPASASEDSNALEWENDFVSAHAEENAEENAEDSEYECFVNPIMDMDTPSEETPPLDITAPVSEER, from the exons ATGGGGAACTGTTGGGCTTATTGTTCTGGGATCTTCAGAAGAGAAGCGAACAGGATAAAACGAGGAGGCGG TTCAAAATACTTTAGAAGCAGTACTGCTGGGGAACATTACACAATAGAG TTTGAAAACCTCGTTGAGAGTGACGAG GCAGAGAGCCCACAAAGCTGTCCCAG GCCTATCAGAGAAGATGAGATCCTCCACCTCAAAGAGCACCGCTATGCTGCAATTTCCAATCAACAGACCTTGATAGACGAGAAGCTGCAAGCAGAG CACCAGCTTGCACAACGGACAAAAGGCAAGGTGGAAAACAAAGGTGGCTCAGCCCATTTGAAAAA GCATGGCTCCGGGGAAGACTTTGATGTCTACCTACAGAATGTGAAAGCCACGTCGGAAGCCTTCAGGAGCAGCA GGCTGTCTTCTGAGACTAACGTGATCACTCCCAACACGGAGAGCAGCTGGGACTTCAACACCAAGACCCGCTCCACCAATGATGACGGAACCTCACTGGACCTGGAGTGGGAGGACGAGGAAG GGATGAACCGGACGGTCACAGCGTGGGAGAGGTCTAAAACGGAGGAGGACATACTCCGAGCGGCACTCCAGCCGGGCGATAAGCAGGCGACCAGTGGTCCGGCCTCCGCTTCGGAGGACTCCAACGCCCTGGAGTGGGAGAACGACTTTGTGAGCGCACACGCTGAGGAAAATGCTGAGGAGAACGCAGAGGATTCTGAATACGAGTGCTTTGTCAACCCCATCATGGATATGGACACCCCATCTGAGGAAACACCACCGCTAGATATTACCGCACCGGTGTCTGAGGAGAGATAG
- the LOC112256310 gene encoding AP-1 complex-associated regulatory protein isoform X1, which produces MGNCWAYCSGIFRREANRIKRGGGSKYFRSSTAGEHYTIEFENLVESDEAESPQSCPRPIREDEILHLKEHRYAAISNQQTLIDEKLQAELLAQEEKLRLEEEARNAAQREAARLARVRKIKEHQLAQRTKGKVENKGGSAHLKKHGSGEDFDVYLQNVKATSEAFRSSRLSSETNVITPNTESSWDFNTKTRSTNDDGTSLDLEWEDEEGMNRTVTAWERSKTEEDILRAALQPGDKQATSGPASASEDSNALEWENDFVSAHAEENAEENAEDSEYECFVNPIMDMDTPSEETPPLDITAPVSEER; this is translated from the exons ATGGGGAACTGTTGGGCTTATTGTTCTGGGATCTTCAGAAGAGAAGCGAACAGGATAAAACGAGGAGGCGG TTCAAAATACTTTAGAAGCAGTACTGCTGGGGAACATTACACAATAGAG TTTGAAAACCTCGTTGAGAGTGACGAG GCAGAGAGCCCACAAAGCTGTCCCAG GCCTATCAGAGAAGATGAGATCCTCCACCTCAAAGAGCACCGCTATGCTGCAATTTCCAATCAACAGACCTTGATAGACGAGAAGCTGCAAGCAGAG TTATTGGCACAAGAGGAGAAGTTAAGGCTAGAAGAGGAGGCTAGAAATGCTGCCCAGCGTGAGGCTGCCAGGCTGGCACGTGTTCGAAAGATAAAGGAG CACCAGCTTGCACAACGGACAAAAGGCAAGGTGGAAAACAAAGGTGGCTCAGCCCATTTGAAAAA GCATGGCTCCGGGGAAGACTTTGATGTCTACCTACAGAATGTGAAAGCCACGTCGGAAGCCTTCAGGAGCAGCA GGCTGTCTTCTGAGACTAACGTGATCACTCCCAACACGGAGAGCAGCTGGGACTTCAACACCAAGACCCGCTCCACCAATGATGACGGAACCTCACTGGACCTGGAGTGGGAGGACGAGGAAG GGATGAACCGGACGGTCACAGCGTGGGAGAGGTCTAAAACGGAGGAGGACATACTCCGAGCGGCACTCCAGCCGGGCGATAAGCAGGCGACCAGTGGTCCGGCCTCCGCTTCGGAGGACTCCAACGCCCTGGAGTGGGAGAACGACTTTGTGAGCGCACACGCTGAGGAAAATGCTGAGGAGAACGCAGAGGATTCTGAATACGAGTGCTTTGTCAACCCCATCATGGATATGGACACCCCATCTGAGGAAACACCACCGCTAGATATTACCGCACCGGTGTCTGAGGAGAGATAG
- the LOC112256310 gene encoding AP-1 complex-associated regulatory protein isoform X2, translating into MGNCWAYCSGIFRREANRIKRGGGSKYFRSSTAGEHYTIEFENLVESDEAESPQSCPRPIREDEILHLKEHRYAAISNQQTLIDEKLQAELLAQEEKLRLEEEARNAAQREAARLARVRKIKELAQRTKGKVENKGGSAHLKKHGSGEDFDVYLQNVKATSEAFRSSRLSSETNVITPNTESSWDFNTKTRSTNDDGTSLDLEWEDEEGMNRTVTAWERSKTEEDILRAALQPGDKQATSGPASASEDSNALEWENDFVSAHAEENAEENAEDSEYECFVNPIMDMDTPSEETPPLDITAPVSEER; encoded by the exons ATGGGGAACTGTTGGGCTTATTGTTCTGGGATCTTCAGAAGAGAAGCGAACAGGATAAAACGAGGAGGCGG TTCAAAATACTTTAGAAGCAGTACTGCTGGGGAACATTACACAATAGAG TTTGAAAACCTCGTTGAGAGTGACGAG GCAGAGAGCCCACAAAGCTGTCCCAG GCCTATCAGAGAAGATGAGATCCTCCACCTCAAAGAGCACCGCTATGCTGCAATTTCCAATCAACAGACCTTGATAGACGAGAAGCTGCAAGCAGAG TTATTGGCACAAGAGGAGAAGTTAAGGCTAGAAGAGGAGGCTAGAAATGCTGCCCAGCGTGAGGCTGCCAGGCTGGCACGTGTTCGAAAGATAAAGGAG CTTGCACAACGGACAAAAGGCAAGGTGGAAAACAAAGGTGGCTCAGCCCATTTGAAAAA GCATGGCTCCGGGGAAGACTTTGATGTCTACCTACAGAATGTGAAAGCCACGTCGGAAGCCTTCAGGAGCAGCA GGCTGTCTTCTGAGACTAACGTGATCACTCCCAACACGGAGAGCAGCTGGGACTTCAACACCAAGACCCGCTCCACCAATGATGACGGAACCTCACTGGACCTGGAGTGGGAGGACGAGGAAG GGATGAACCGGACGGTCACAGCGTGGGAGAGGTCTAAAACGGAGGAGGACATACTCCGAGCGGCACTCCAGCCGGGCGATAAGCAGGCGACCAGTGGTCCGGCCTCCGCTTCGGAGGACTCCAACGCCCTGGAGTGGGAGAACGACTTTGTGAGCGCACACGCTGAGGAAAATGCTGAGGAGAACGCAGAGGATTCTGAATACGAGTGCTTTGTCAACCCCATCATGGATATGGACACCCCATCTGAGGAAACACCACCGCTAGATATTACCGCACCGGTGTCTGAGGAGAGATAG